In one Balaenoptera musculus isolate JJ_BM4_2016_0621 chromosome 2, mBalMus1.pri.v3, whole genome shotgun sequence genomic region, the following are encoded:
- the INSYN1 gene encoding inhibitory synaptic factor 1 isoform X1, with protein sequence MNIRGTPDLGQPSDDPSSGGERERIRQRMKMVIGQLEDILRELKEVAKELREVVSQIDKLTSDFDFELEPDDWTTATVSSTSSSDKAGVGGPFDLGHLDFMTADILSDSWEFCSFLDVSTPSDSVDGPESTRPGAGPDYRLMNGGMPIPNGPRVETPDSSSEEAFSAGPVKGQLPQRTPGTRERVRFSDKVLYHALCCDDEEGDGEEEVGLSPEPPHTEAHAGPLKPSPAPYKPRRSPLTGRRSGPTLAPEQTRRVTRNSSTQTVSDKSTQTVLPYMATRQKTKGKN encoded by the exons ATGAACATTCGGGGCACCCCGGACCTCGGGCAGCCCAGTGACGACCCCAGCAGTGGTGGCGAGCGGGAGCGGATTCGACAGCGCATGAAGATGGTCATTGGGCAGCTGGAGGACATACTGCGGGAGCTCAAGGAGGTGGCCAAGGAGCTAAGGGAG GTGGTGAGCCAGATCGATAAGCTAACCTCGGACTTCGACTTCGAACTGGAGCCAGATGACTGGACCACAGCCACCGTGAGCAGCACCTCCAGCAGCGACAAGGCGGGCGTGGGCGGCCCCTTTGACCTGGGCCACCTGGACTTTATGACAGCTGACATCCTCTCGGATAGCTGGGAGTTCTGCTCCTTCCTGGACGTCTCCACCCCCTCAGACTCCGTGGACGGCCCCGAGTCGACCCGGCCGGGGGCTGGCCCTGACTACCGGCTCATGAATGGCGGCATGCCCATCCCCAACGGGCCCCGGGTGGAGACCCCGGACTCCTCCAGCGAGGAGGCCTTCAGCGCTGGCCCTGTGAAGGGCCAGCTGCCCCAGCGGACCCCGGGCACGCGGGAGAGGGTGCGGTTCAGCGACAAAGTGCTCTACCACGCTCTGTGCTGTGACGACGAGGAGGGGGACGGCGAGGAGGAGGTGGGCCTGTCCCCGGAGCCTCCCCACACAGAGGCCCACGCGGGCCCCCTCAAGCCCTCCCCGGCTCCCTACAAGCCGAGGCGCTCTCCACTGACTGGCCGCCGCTCAGGCCCCACCTTGGCCCCCGAGCAGACCCGAAGGGTCACAAGAAACAGCAGCACCCAAACGGTGTCAGACAAGAGCACTCAGACGGTGCTGCCCTACATGGCCACCAGACAGAAAACCAAGGGGAAAAACTAG
- the INSYN1 gene encoding inhibitory synaptic factor 1 isoform X2 — protein sequence MTADILSDSWEFCSFLDVSTPSDSVDGPESTRPGAGPDYRLMNGGMPIPNGPRVETPDSSSEEAFSAGPVKGQLPQRTPGTRERVRFSDKVLYHALCCDDEEGDGEEEVGLSPEPPHTEAHAGPLKPSPAPYKPRRSPLTGRRSGPTLAPEQTRRVTRNSSTQTVSDKSTQTVLPYMATRQKTKGKN from the coding sequence ATGACAGCTGACATCCTCTCGGATAGCTGGGAGTTCTGCTCCTTCCTGGACGTCTCCACCCCCTCAGACTCCGTGGACGGCCCCGAGTCGACCCGGCCGGGGGCTGGCCCTGACTACCGGCTCATGAATGGCGGCATGCCCATCCCCAACGGGCCCCGGGTGGAGACCCCGGACTCCTCCAGCGAGGAGGCCTTCAGCGCTGGCCCTGTGAAGGGCCAGCTGCCCCAGCGGACCCCGGGCACGCGGGAGAGGGTGCGGTTCAGCGACAAAGTGCTCTACCACGCTCTGTGCTGTGACGACGAGGAGGGGGACGGCGAGGAGGAGGTGGGCCTGTCCCCGGAGCCTCCCCACACAGAGGCCCACGCGGGCCCCCTCAAGCCCTCCCCGGCTCCCTACAAGCCGAGGCGCTCTCCACTGACTGGCCGCCGCTCAGGCCCCACCTTGGCCCCCGAGCAGACCCGAAGGGTCACAAGAAACAGCAGCACCCAAACGGTGTCAGACAAGAGCACTCAGACGGTGCTGCCCTACATGGCCACCAGACAGAAAACCAAGGGGAAAAACTAG